In the genome of Desulfovibrio desulfuricans, one region contains:
- a CDS encoding cupin domain-containing protein — protein MFKKNWVFGVVAGLVIFGAGFWAGGKERVAGIGQAIAATAPAAGVSKTLLFEAVRSWDGTEYGAYPTGNADIKIVKIVIPPNSRLASHTHPMPNIAYVHKGSLTVKSERDNQEQHLTQGDFLAEMVNKPHYGYTDSEGAELLIVYCGVTGQELSLSAQ, from the coding sequence GTGTTCAAAAAAAATTGGGTTTTCGGTGTGGTGGCGGGGCTGGTCATATTTGGGGCAGGGTTTTGGGCTGGCGGCAAGGAGCGGGTCGCGGGCATTGGCCAGGCCATTGCCGCCACGGCCCCTGCGGCGGGAGTGAGCAAAACCCTACTGTTTGAGGCGGTACGGTCATGGGATGGTACGGAATACGGAGCTTACCCGACGGGCAACGCGGACATTAAAATTGTAAAGATCGTGATTCCGCCCAACTCGCGGCTCGCAAGCCACACGCACCCCATGCCCAACATCGCCTATGTGCATAAGGGCAGCCTGACCGTAAAGAGTGAACGCGACAACCAGGAGCAGCATCTCACGCAGGGCGATTTTTTGGCCGAGATGGTCAACAAGCCGCACTATGGGTACACGGACAGCGAGGGCGCCGAGCTGCTTATAGTTTATTGCGGCGTAACCGGGCAGGAATTGTCGTTGAGCGCGCAGTAA
- a CDS encoding chromate transporter: protein MRSEFALCIDLARVFAPLSLAAVGGGQAVVVDIQHQVVDVHRWMTATQFLNDFAIARMAPGPGSLLATLIGWQVAGFWGALVATVCMFGPTALLLYGIARVWKNHRGARWQVALEAGLRPVAAGMVLASAYVLLQSLEGGWAAYVFAAISTLCVMYTRINALWLLAVGAAGMVLLQYF, encoded by the coding sequence GTGAGATCTGAATTTGCACTCTGCATTGATCTGGCGCGTGTGTTCGCTCCACTTTCGCTGGCTGCTGTGGGAGGCGGGCAAGCTGTCGTGGTTGATATTCAGCACCAGGTGGTTGATGTCCATCGCTGGATGACGGCGACGCAGTTTCTCAACGATTTTGCCATTGCGCGTATGGCGCCGGGGCCAGGCTCACTGCTGGCGACACTTATAGGCTGGCAGGTTGCTGGTTTTTGGGGGGCGCTGGTAGCAACCGTGTGCATGTTTGGTCCAACGGCACTGCTTTTGTACGGCATTGCCCGCGTGTGGAAAAATCACAGGGGGGCACGCTGGCAGGTGGCCCTGGAAGCAGGCTTGCGCCCCGTTGCCGCAGGCATGGTTCTGGCTTCAGCCTATGTACTTTTGCAAAGTCTTGAGGGCGGGTGGGCGGCCTATGTTTTTGCCGCAATTTCGACGCTGTGCGTCATGTACACGCGCATCAACGCCCTGTGGCTGCTGGCGGTGGGGGCTGCAGGCATGGTGCTTTTGCAATACTTCTAG
- a CDS encoding chromate transporter, with translation MLNAVQKQSPENRTPIGVKDIFFAFTQIGLTSFGGGMSGRMMRLFVYERHWMDEESFLNGLALSQALPGVNVSNMAIWIGYQLGGSRGAFAGIMGILFLPALLIVLLGVSFAQLTQFPVTHIALAGAAAAAIGLSISMGITAVALLPRRIFPLLLTVITFVAAGILHWSLIWTVVVCGFAGVAMEYWRALKKPEEHK, from the coding sequence ATGTTGAATGCTGTGCAAAAGCAATCACCCGAAAACCGTACGCCTATAGGGGTAAAGGACATATTTTTTGCCTTTACGCAGATAGGTTTAACCAGTTTTGGCGGAGGAATGAGCGGGCGCATGATGCGTCTTTTTGTTTACGAACGTCACTGGATGGATGAAGAATCCTTTTTGAACGGTCTTGCCCTGTCGCAGGCATTGCCTGGGGTTAACGTGTCAAACATGGCAATCTGGATTGGTTATCAGCTGGGTGGATCGCGTGGGGCATTTGCGGGCATCATGGGTATTTTGTTTCTTCCGGCCCTGCTCATAGTGCTGCTTGGAGTTTCATTTGCCCAGCTGACCCAGTTTCCCGTAACGCATATCGCCTTGGCCGGGGCGGCGGCAGCTGCAATCGGGCTGTCAATATCAATGGGCATCACGGCTGTGGCTTTGCTGCCGCGTCGCATTTTTCCGCTTTTACTGACGGTGATAACGTTTGTTGCGGCTGGCATATTGCACTGGTCGTTAATCTGGACAGTTGTGGTCTGCGGATTTGCCGGAGTTGCCATGGAATATTGGCGCGCATTGAAAAAGCCAGAGGAACACAAGTGA